The Nicotiana tomentosiformis chromosome 2, ASM39032v3, whole genome shotgun sequence genome includes the window GACATATCCATGTTTTGTTTGCAGTAAAACCTAGGAAGGGTGATGCATTGTTGTTTTTCAATGTACATCCTAATGCAACAACCGATCCTTTGAGTTTGCATGGAAGTTGCCCTGTCATTGAAGGCGAGAAGTAGTCTGCTACGAAGTGGATTCATATAAGGTCCATTGACGACACACCATCAACAGATCAGTGTGTCGATCAGAATCCTGACTGCGCCTGCTGGTGAATGTGATAAAAATCCTTCTTCCATGGTGGGCTATGAAGGTTTTGTAGGTCATTGTAGGAAGAGTTGTAATGTGTGCTCATGATAGGAATACATACTCGGATTTTTCTATATCATTTTACCAGTAGAGCAAAGTGTATCCTCAATTGTTGTGTATCTGTTTTTACATTATGTTACCCTTTTAGACACCATATGCTAGTAGCAGAATAGAGCATCGTTTATCACATTATTTGGTAACTTGGTGGCTGGTGCTATAGAGCCCTGTGCCTCACTGCCTTGCTTGATGAGTTTATCTAATCTGATTCATCTAGCTTGTCAAAATTAGCATAAGCGTAAAAATTCTTAATTTAAGTATTAATTATAATGGACTTTTAACCTGGGATAAAAAGATGCCCATTTTCTCCCCGGCTTAATTATTTCATACGTAAAGATGGAAATTCTAACTGCCAAGTGCCAACCAGAGAAGATAAAGaggaaaattatgaaaaacatAACAGTCCACAGAAAAAACCGTTAATTTAGTTAGAAAACTAATGAACAGTTggaaaacaaaaatccaaataaAAAACAATGAGAAATATTCATCAAATATTTCCAACACAACTTTGATTAATCCATGACTACATTACAGAGATCATCATCTTCATTCCGGCGACAAGGATCCTCCGGCCGCATTTGGGACAACAGACTCAATACAACGGCTGATGGCGGGCCACCAACAACCACTGCTCATGGAATCGGAAATTCTCAAAAATATAGAAGAATCCAATTTGACGAGGTTTCAAATGTTGCCACCACATCTGTCGGAACAGAGACAAATAAAAATTCTTATGCGGCGGCAACCTCTGAACCATCTTCTAGATCTAAAATTAAGCCGCCCAGGTGCTCTTTCATTGCCATTTTTAGAGGATGCACTAGAACTCATGCATCCTAGAGATTTTGTTGGAGCTTTTCTTGTTttattcttttcttattttcatGTGCCATATGTTATAACTCTACGCTAATTGTGTTCTTTACAAGCAAGAATCATTATTACACAGTGAAAGACAACATGACCAATGTTACACAAATTTCTCAACAGGTGTGATGGGAGCGTAAAAAACTTAATGTACCCATACAAGCAGAGGCGAATTCAGTATTTTAACCCAGAATTTTAACCGACTGAGTTCCAAGCTAAATACTCTTATACATTTAATGAATTTTTCAATATAAATATAGGATCCAGATACATATTACTGGGTTCACGGGAACCCGTAACTAATGCACCGGATCCGCCCCAAGAACTTGTGCACACTCGTATCCAGTTCGTAGCAATAAACCAATTTGTACAACATAAATGAAATCCATTTGGTACGCGTTTTGACAAAGATGATCTCAATTCTCAAGGATATGAAATTTCCAAAATTTGGATCTTTTAAACTGATTCGTCATGAAAACGTATTGGCGGCTTAATAAAATTAGTGGTCTAAAATCAAATTTTAATAAGGGAAACACATGCAAAAAGTAGTGTAATGTAACCTTTATTTCCATACTTGCTTTTGTAATGTAACACTATTACAAAGACATAAAACATCGAAGTTATAGTAATATTACTATATATATTGGTATAAGTTAATTCAAGTTCCATGTATTTGCAATACATTACTTTAATGTTGTCATTAAAAAACTTTATTTACTAATATAAAGAACTAAACggtttatttcagatttctaaaATATTTCTATTGTTAAAAAGTTGGCTTTCTTTTTATAaagatttgtattttttttttcctacAATATTCTCTGAAcgaaaataaaatgataaaattcaTTAACAATTTTTGGGGACCCATAAAATTGGGGTTTAACGCAAATGCTTTACTAGCTTCTCTTGAGCCGAGATTGTTACATCTGATAATTGCTACAAGTATGGATAACATGAACCAGCTGTGCGATCAATTCATTTCCATTCTCAGGGTCAGGAACACGAACTGTTGAAGAAAACTCTCTTTTCTCTTAATTTTCGTGTTAGCATACACTACAGGATAGAATTCAAAAAATGGCCAAGGCTATACATTCAGATGAAAGTTGGAGACAAGGAAAAAGTTGGTTTCTGTGTAGTATCATGAAGTAAGACTGGCTCGCAACATTTGAGTCTGTTGCAAATGTTTCTGCCATGGTTTAGACGCCAAGTTTGTGATACTTGGTGTAGTCAATCTCTTTCATTCTAATACAACACAACATATTTTCCGGCAAATCCTCTGCTTTGTTTCCCTGCACCATATTTACAAGTAACATCAGATACAAGTCTTCAAAAGGTAGCCAAATCCTCTTTAGAGTTGTTAATAGTTACCTGAATTGTCAGACCGAAGTCAAGGACACAGTTTTTCAATCTGTCTTTAAATGATTCCACTCCTTTTCTAGCGAGGTAATTGAATCTGTGAATGTCTAAATCAATCTCAAAATAGTTTTCGCCCTGCAACAGCCAACACTAAAGATTTCAGTATGAACACCAAGAGAATTTTGTTTGATTTTACATGCAAAATACATGAATGTCTGTACATAGCAAAGGAGGGAATATCCACATGAAAAGTTATAAGTAGTTGTTTAATTTGCACGACAAAAATGTGATTGCGAATATCTGTTTGAATATTCCTTTTGTCCAGGTTCCACCATCATGCAAAAAGAGACTTTTATTTGAAGGAGGCATAAAAGGTTTTGTTGGAAGTTTGTTTTCGTAAGAGCTAAAAGGTGATATATTGTTTGTATGCAGTAGAAAAATGTCAATATTTTAAGGGGCACAGTTAAAAAGTCGTCTTGTTTTTTACAAGTCTCATATTCTCAGAGCCTAAATAGTAAATATAACCAAGTCAGAAAAAAATAAATGCAATGATGCTAACTGCACAAAGTTTCTTGGATTAACCTACCAAATAAAATTCATGCTGAGGACGTGAGAGCACAGGCTTTTCATTGTATGCATTCAAGAGTTTCTTCTCGGCTGCACTTAATTGAAGATCATCCGTGTTTGCAACTCGGCCCAAGAATTTCAATCTTTCCCTAAAGGGTGCATTTGTATCCATGGGAAAACTTTTGATCTTCTCTATTTCGTCATGTATTAATCTCTGTCCCACAGATCAAGGAAAAGAATAACTAATTAGCAATTTATTCAAAAAGGGCAAATCTGTATGTACACATTAAAAACAAATATATTCGGTTACTGGATTAATAGGTTGTACTTGTTTTACTAAGTGTTACTGAGAAATCAGAAAATGTAGTCATGTAAAGAAAATTCACCATCCTTACCTGGAGATTTTCTTGAAATTGAACTGGCATTTCTTTTGAGTAATTTTCTGAAAGTTTGAAGTAGAGAACAAAATTCATCCCTTCTCCATCATATTCATTCTGGAAGATTGCAGGAGGGTATAACGGTATCTGAAATGAGACAACAGTCAATCAATTTTTAAGACAAGCAGTCATTCATTAATAGCATGACATTATCCAAAATCTTGTCTGCCAGCATCTTCACTGGGCAGGTTTTAATTGCCGGATCTGAGCAATAAAAAATAAGTCTAATCTCGTAGGAAGATATGAAAAGAAAAATATTCTAATACCTGAAGATTCACAACAAGAATAGCAGGAACTTCACTAGATGAATCGATGGCTGGAAGTTCCACAAAGCGTGCAATATGATCAATTTTCCTTGCTGACAAGAATACATCAGCCCCGAAAGGATAAAATGCAGCACAGTTTGGAGCAAACTCTTTCTTCTTATCCCTGCCAAAGAATTTAGAGGGATCTCTATATTCAATTGaacaaaaataaacacaaggaatttACTCAAGAAAGAAATGGACAAAGTTGGAGACATGTCTTATATAATCTCATGTAACAGATAGAGTCCATCATCAGAAGCTTTCTCTTACCTAAAGTAGTTTTTGCCACGGACCTTGAAAGTATTTGGCTCAATTGATGACCAGCAGTCGGACATTTTCCTCCCCAACGGGCTGCAAGGAATTTGAGAACCAGCTATTGGTCTTTGAAGAACGGCTTTTGGCGATACTGGAGATAAAAAAGCAGACAAGTCAGTAACATAACCCAATTACACTTTCAAGGTCAGCGCGAATTCAGTTGTAAATTGTAGCTCTATGTAGAAAAATTAACTCCCTCAATTGTCATCTATGAATTTTTCTGGGAAATGGTAACAGTACATTCATCAGCACTAAAGCTGTCCACCCTATTTACAGATCAACTAGACAAAATCTTGTTCATCTTACAAGAACTACTATCATTTAATGTATGTTTAGATAGGTTACAGCTGATCTAACTGACCAACTCAAGATGAAATAATAGAGTACTAATCTCAAAATGTTTTTAAGGTTTCAGAAGCGGTTTATGCAAGAAAAGCAGCCAATTGGAGACTTTGACTGCCATtaaaagtatatacaaggtaAAAGCACTTACGTAATGCCGAACTTGAAGTTGTTTCTCTCCATCTAAAAGATAACATCTGGGTCAGGGATGATTTTCTACGGGTGCGTGGTGAGCTCGGGTTTAGCGATTTTTTCTTTTCATCCGAAGAGGCAACGCCAGCAAGACAAGGCAGGCATGGGTTCTGACTCCCACAATTGTGGAAAAATCTTGTTTCAACCTTACCACCACCTTGATCAATGCCTCGGGGCGTTTTATCAACAGGGCTTGGGCCATCCATCTCAATTTGAGGATTGTTGGACTTAACTTGAGAATCTGCTGATGAGTTTCTTTTTGCAGCATCCTCTTTGACAACATTTGGTTCTTGACTTCCAAATGACTGTTCATGTTTTGCCGGGAGGCCAGAAGTAGCATTTCCATTGTGATACACAAAATCAGAAAACCTTGGAGAAACCCCGTTCGAAAAAGAACCACTTTGTGAAAAGACTGCACATTTTGAAGTTACAATATAACATCGATTAGAGACCTAAACAATGCAATGAATTTGAACTTCTAACGAGGCAGATGACTTACCATCTTGAACGCTATGAAAATCGTCGTCACAGTCAGATTCAATCACCATCTCCGGGTCAAACCAAGACTCTGCATTTCCTGTTTAGGGCACATAATATGACGAAAACAAATTTGAGTCGTGCTCTATATAAGCCTCCAAGTACAGAAATTTAAGATCTTTACTAAATATATAGAAAATTTTCCATTAGGGTGTTGACTAATATACACAAAAACCAAACGAGATTGGAAACTCAATAAAAGAAAACTACATAAAAATGAAAAAGTTCATAAACAAATAAtctcaacaagatatttcaataCTCAAGTCAGTAAAAGCTAATAGCAAGAAATCAACTACCTAGATTCAAAGAGCAACTAGAATTTCCTAGGTACTCAAATTGTTTAATGAATCTAATCAACAAATACATCTCTAACTTTACCTATTTTCGAGCTAGATGGGGAAAAATCTTAAATGGAAAAATTGAAAAACGAGCTAAGGATTaaaatttcatgatttcagaAAGAAAATAGTAAGTAGAGAATAAAAAATAGAATACCTTGAAATGCAGGATTGTTGTAAGAAAGATCTGAAGAAACAGATGGTTCAATCTTACTGAGATTATGAGAAGCCGAATTGATCTTTGACACATTTCTCCTTCTGCTAGTTTTATGTTTCTTCCTATGAACAAACTTCCGCCCCCTAATTCCCACACACCCTTTTGGTTTCGATCCACATGCTCCCATTTTTCCTCTTTCAGCTCTCAGAAAAAAACCCCAAGAACTGAAATTCTCAAAATTTGAGTCGATCACTCACCAACAAGAACATATATACACAACAGAGAGGTTCTTGATGCTA containing:
- the LOC104112419 gene encoding uncharacterized protein, whose translation is MGACGSKPKGCVGIRGRKFVHRKKHKTSRRRNVSKINSASHNLSKIEPSVSSDLSYNNPAFQGNAESWFDPEMVIESDCDDDFHSVQDVFSQSGSFSNGVSPRFSDFVYHNGNATSGLPAKHEQSFGSQEPNVVKEDAAKRNSSADSQVKSNNPQIEMDGPSPVDKTPRGIDQGGGKVETRFFHNCGSQNPCLPCLAGVASSDEKKKSLNPSSPRTRRKSSLTQMLSFRWRETTSSSALLSPKAVLQRPIAGSQIPCSPLGRKMSDCWSSIEPNTFKVRGKNYFRDKKKEFAPNCAAFYPFGADVFLSARKIDHIARFVELPAIDSSSEVPAILVVNLQIPLYPPAIFQNEYDGEGMNFVLYFKLSENYSKEMPVQFQENLQRLIHDEIEKIKSFPMDTNAPFRERLKFLGRVANTDDLQLSAAEKKLLNAYNEKPVLSRPQHEFYLGENYFEIDLDIHRFNYLARKGVESFKDRLKNCVLDFGLTIQGNKAEDLPENMLCCIRMKEIDYTKYHKLGV